The following coding sequences are from one Candidatus Acidiferrales bacterium window:
- the mutL gene encoding DNA mismatch repair endonuclease MutL: MCWCRELDASQTLAFTREMMSRIRILPENVANKIAAGEVVERPASVVKELLENSLDAGAKSVRVEVESGGKRLIRITDDGSGMLHDDALLAFERHATSKLRTADDLLSIATLGFRGEALPSIAAVSRLTLETRAAEEEQGTRIEFAGGKLIGVKPAGAPAGTAISVSDLFYCVPARRKFLKSETTELGHIASLVTHYALAHADKHFLLKTPTQEILNATPVATMAERVYQVFGRQAAAELVEMQPSETPIRAAITEPEMEPGEEASRIRVSGFVSRPEVQRTNRNGIYIFVNRRLIRDRLVLHAIGEAYRNILPSSAFAAVLLFIDLPCQEVDVNVHPAKVEVRFRHSQVVHDFVRDSIRLALANARPVPKFPTGAVEAASMAAAAGASAPASSAPDFSPSVTPGARAAAASQTGAFPGPPRAIIPTEVISGGAASEDFELTGAPVPPLPQKLDFDAIGTIPLPAGAPSDGDACQQPVAYESQSGAALPGPQNINDLKPLGQISASYIVAVNGEGLWIVDQHVAHERVLFEKHLAARRAGAVGGQRLLMPIVVELAPHQMVIFEQIADELRANGFEAELMGPRAVAISAAPAGIASGNAEKLLAEILDGVAREAQSISLESLQARIAASTACQAAIKVNMPLDQTKMEWLLAELAKTEYPMSCPHGRPVVLRYSVREIERAFKRI, from the coding sequence GTGTGTTGGTGTCGCGAACTGGACGCGTCGCAGACGCTTGCGTTCACACGGGAAATGATGTCGCGGATACGGATACTTCCGGAAAATGTCGCGAACAAGATCGCCGCAGGCGAAGTCGTCGAGCGGCCCGCGTCTGTTGTGAAGGAGCTGCTTGAAAATTCGCTCGACGCCGGCGCGAAATCGGTTCGCGTCGAAGTGGAGTCCGGCGGGAAGCGCCTGATTCGCATCACCGACGATGGCTCGGGAATGCTGCACGACGACGCGCTGCTGGCGTTCGAGCGCCACGCGACATCGAAGCTGCGCACCGCGGACGATCTGCTCTCGATTGCGACGCTTGGTTTTCGTGGCGAAGCTCTGCCATCGATTGCCGCGGTTTCGCGTCTGACGCTCGAGACGCGCGCCGCGGAAGAAGAGCAGGGAACGCGCATCGAATTCGCGGGCGGCAAGCTCATCGGTGTGAAGCCTGCGGGCGCCCCGGCAGGAACGGCCATCAGCGTCAGCGATTTGTTTTATTGCGTCCCCGCGCGGCGAAAATTTCTGAAATCTGAAACCACGGAGCTCGGCCACATCGCATCGCTCGTCACGCACTACGCTCTCGCGCATGCGGATAAACATTTTCTGCTGAAGACGCCGACGCAAGAGATTCTCAACGCTACGCCCGTCGCGACGATGGCCGAGCGTGTCTATCAAGTCTTCGGACGCCAGGCTGCGGCCGAGCTTGTCGAAATGCAGCCGTCGGAGACGCCAATTCGCGCGGCGATCACCGAGCCGGAGATGGAGCCGGGCGAAGAAGCCTCGCGCATTCGCGTTTCGGGTTTCGTGTCGCGGCCGGAAGTTCAGCGCACGAATCGCAACGGCATTTATATTTTTGTGAATCGCCGGTTGATTCGTGACCGTCTGGTGCTGCACGCGATCGGCGAAGCATATCGCAACATTCTTCCCTCAAGCGCATTCGCCGCCGTGCTGCTTTTCATCGATTTGCCTTGCCAGGAAGTCGACGTCAACGTGCATCCGGCGAAAGTTGAAGTGCGCTTTCGGCATTCGCAGGTGGTGCACGATTTCGTGCGTGATTCAATTCGTCTAGCGCTTGCGAACGCGCGGCCGGTGCCGAAGTTTCCGACCGGCGCGGTCGAGGCGGCATCCATGGCGGCTGCGGCGGGAGCATCGGCGCCAGCGAGCAGCGCCCCGGATTTTTCGCCGAGCGTTACGCCAGGCGCTCGTGCCGCTGCGGCATCGCAAACTGGAGCTTTCCCCGGGCCGCCGCGCGCCATCATTCCGACGGAAGTTATTTCCGGGGGCGCCGCGTCCGAAGATTTCGAATTGACTGGCGCGCCGGTTCCTCCGCTGCCGCAGAAACTCGATTTCGATGCAATCGGCACAATCCCTTTGCCGGCGGGCGCGCCTTCCGATGGCGATGCCTGCCAGCAGCCTGTCGCATACGAATCGCAATCGGGTGCCGCTCTGCCGGGGCCGCAAAATATCAACGATCTGAAGCCGCTCGGCCAAATCAGCGCGAGCTACATCGTTGCGGTGAACGGCGAGGGTTTGTGGATTGTTGATCAGCACGTCGCACATGAGCGCGTGCTCTTCGAAAAGCATCTCGCTGCGCGACGCGCGGGCGCCGTTGGCGGCCAGCGGTTGCTGATGCCCATTGTGGTGGAGCTCGCGCCGCATCAAATGGTGATCTTCGAGCAAATCGCAGACGAGTTGCGCGCCAATGGATTTGAAGCCGAGCTAATGGGGCCGCGCGCCGTGGCGATTTCGGCGGCTCCGGCGGGGATTGCCAGCGGCAATGCGGAAAAATTGCTGGCGGAGATTTTGGATGGCGTCGCGCGCGAAGCGCAATCGATCTCGCTCGAATCGTTGCAGGCGCGCATCGCGGCATCGACGGCGTGCCAGGCGGCAATCAAAGTGAACATGCCGCTCGACCAAACAAAGATGGAGTGGCTCCTCGCAGAGCTCGCGAAAACCGAGTATCCCATGAGCTGCCCGCACGGCCGGCCCGTTGTGCTGCGATACTCCGTGCGCGAAATCGAGCGTGCGTTCAAGCGAATCTGA